One window from the genome of Cyclobacterium amurskyense encodes:
- a CDS encoding low molecular weight protein-tyrosine-phosphatase, whose product MIKVLFVCLGNICRSPMAEALFNHKIKQKNHQDYLSCDSCGTSDYHIGELPDERAIACAKENGIKMDHRGRQLNRIDFRDFDYLIAMDKSNMENIIKSAEQHKTSAKNLQLMREFQKDPEFLEVPDPYYGGVDGFQKVYEILDSSIDDLIEELVKKHQLI is encoded by the coding sequence ATGATAAAAGTGTTATTTGTATGCTTAGGTAATATTTGCCGCTCTCCAATGGCAGAAGCGCTTTTTAATCATAAAATAAAGCAAAAAAACCATCAAGACTACCTTAGCTGTGATAGCTGTGGAACTTCGGATTATCATATAGGTGAACTTCCAGATGAAAGAGCGATTGCTTGTGCCAAAGAAAATGGCATCAAAATGGATCACCGGGGAAGACAACTCAACCGGATAGACTTCAGAGACTTTGATTACCTCATTGCCATGGATAAGTCTAACATGGAAAATATAATAAAGTCAGCTGAACAACATAAAACAAGTGCGAAAAACCTACAATTAATGCGTGAGTTTCAGAAGGATCCGGAATTTCTGGAAGTCCCTGATCCTTATTATGGAGGAGTAGACGGTTTTCAAAAGGTATATGAAATTCTTGACAGCTCCATAGATGATTTGATAGAAGAGCTAGTGAAAAAGCATCAACTCATCTAA
- a CDS encoding Fur family transcriptional regulator, translating to MKTNINKLKEKITSKGMKFTHQRLVIYRSLCDSKDHPTADMVYNQITEENPSISKGTVYKTLESFVNAGILQKFRDDMGLMRFDPVMDTHSHLYCNESSNIRDYKNPDLEQLLNNFFKENQIEGFEVEEVSLVIKGKSK from the coding sequence ATGAAAACGAATATTAACAAGCTTAAGGAGAAGATTACTTCGAAAGGAATGAAATTTACGCATCAGCGTCTGGTAATTTACCGATCGCTATGTGATTCCAAGGATCATCCTACGGCAGATATGGTTTATAACCAAATCACTGAGGAGAATCCTAGCATTTCGAAGGGCACTGTTTACAAGACCCTTGAGAGCTTTGTTAATGCTGGTATTCTGCAGAAGTTTAGAGACGATATGGGTTTGATGCGTTTTGATCCTGTTATGGATACGCATAGCCATCTGTATTGCAACGAAAGCAGTAATATCCGAGATTATAAGAATCCTGATTTAGAACAATTATTAAATAACTTCTTTAAGGAGAACCAAATTGAAGGGTTTGAAGTTGAAGAAGTATCATTGGTAATCAAAGGAAAATCAAAATAA
- a CDS encoding peroxiredoxin, translated as MSLVGKKAPLFSVPAVIEGEEIVEDFSLEQYIGKKDVIFFFYPKDFTFVCPTEILAFQEKLEEFEKRGVAVVGASCDTEESHLAWLNTPKAEGGIQGVTYPIIADPVKTVAHNFGVLAGDWNYNEEGELTYQGLPVAYRATFLIDKEGTIRHETVNDLPLGRNIDEMLRLIDALRHVEKYGEVCPANWEEGKEAMAATREGVASYLSKN; from the coding sequence ATGTCATTAGTTGGAAAAAAAGCACCTTTATTTAGCGTACCTGCTGTAATTGAGGGAGAAGAAATCGTAGAAGACTTCTCTTTGGAGCAATATATCGGTAAAAAAGATGTTATTTTCTTTTTCTACCCAAAAGATTTCACTTTTGTGTGTCCTACCGAAATTCTTGCTTTTCAAGAAAAATTGGAAGAATTTGAGAAAAGAGGAGTAGCAGTTGTAGGTGCTTCTTGTGATACAGAAGAGTCTCACCTTGCTTGGTTGAACACACCTAAAGCAGAAGGTGGAATTCAGGGCGTAACTTATCCGATTATAGCTGACCCTGTAAAAACTGTAGCGCATAATTTTGGCGTATTGGCAGGAGACTGGAACTATAACGAAGAAGGAGAATTGACTTATCAGGGACTTCCTGTTGCCTACAGAGCTACTTTCCTTATCGACAAAGAAGGTACAATCAGACACGAAACTGTTAATGATCTTCCATTAGGAAGGAACATCGACGAAATGTTGCGATTGATTGATGCTTTAAGACACGTAGAAAAATACGGTGAAGTTTGTCCTGCAAACTGGGAAGAAGGAAAAGAAGCAATGGCTGCCACAAGAGAAGGCGTTGCATCTTACTTGTCTAAAAACTAA